Part of the Methanococcus voltae genome is shown below.
AACAAACCGGATGTATTGAATTTGGAAATTCCAATACCGCCAATAGATTTACAAAATAAATTTGCTGAAATCGTTCAAAAATTAGAAGAAATTAAAGAAAAACAAATTAAATCAAAGGAAGAAATGGAAGAATTATTTAATTGTTGTTTATATACTACTATTATTGGTAATTTAATCAAATAATACATATTAAATTTTTATGTACTTTTAAAGATTAATTAAAAGGTATTATCATGTTAAAAAAGGAATTAAAATCAGAAATAAGCAAATTATGGGACAAATTTTGGAGTAATGGAATTTCAAACCCCTTAACGGCAATAGAACAAATGTCATACTTATTATTTCTAAAAAGAATGGAAGTAGAGGATACCAAAAAACAAAATGCTACGAAATATAACTCTGAATTAAACTATGTTTCAGTATTTAACGGCTATGAAAATTGTAAATGGTCAAAATGGTCAAAAATGGAAGGCAAAGAAATGTGTAAATATATTGATAATGTCGTATTTCCATTTTTAAAAGAATTGGGAACTTCTGATTCATTATATGGAATTTATATGAAAGATGCAACCTTTGCAATACCTAATGCTTCTTTATTGCTCGAAGCTGTCAACGTAGTTGATAACCTATACTTGGATAACTTAAACTATGACGTTAATGGAGATATATACGAATATTTGCTTTCAGAATTAAAAACTGCGGGTAAAAATGGTCAGTTTATGACTCCGCGACACATTATTAAACTTATGATGGAAATGGTAGACCCCCAAGTCGGAGAAACTATTTACGACCCTGCATGTGGTACTGCTGGTTTTTTAGTTTCTGCACATGAATATATTTTGGAAAAAAACAGTTCGAAAGATGGGGTAATATACGATGAAGAAGGTTATCCTTTTGACTATGCAGGTGACAAACTGAACGATAATGATTGTAAAACACTAAAAACAAAAATGATTTATGGTTCAGAATTTGACCAAACTATGGTTAGAATTGCGTTAATGAACTTAATGATGCACGGTATTGAATCACCTCACATATTTAGAAAAAATAGCCTGGTTGATTGTGAAGAAAACAAAAACCAATATAATGTAATATTAGCAAATCCTCCGTTTAAAGGCACGTTGAATAAAAAAGAGCTATCAAGTAGCTTTACAATTAATACAACAAAAACAGAACTTTTATTCCTTGAATTAATATATAATTTATTAAAAGGTGGAGGACGATGTGCGATTATTGTACCTGATGGTGTGCTATTTGGAAGTAGTAAAGCACATAAAAAGATTAGGGAAAAGTTATTGAATGAGTGTAGGCTTGACGCAGTTATTTCAATGCCCCCTGGAGTTTTTAGACCATATACGGGTGTTTCAACCGCCATATTATACTTTATAAAAGGAGAACCAACAAAAAAAGTATGGTTCTATAACATGACTAATGATGGATACACATTGGATGATAAAAGAAATATAATTGA
Proteins encoded:
- a CDS encoding type I restriction-modification system subunit M; this translates as MLKKELKSEISKLWDKFWSNGISNPLTAIEQMSYLLFLKRMEVEDTKKQNATKYNSELNYVSVFNGYENCKWSKWSKMEGKEMCKYIDNVVFPFLKELGTSDSLYGIYMKDATFAIPNASLLLEAVNVVDNLYLDNLNYDVNGDIYEYLLSELKTAGKNGQFMTPRHIIKLMMEMVDPQVGETIYDPACGTAGFLVSAHEYILEKNSSKDGVIYDEEGYPFDYAGDKLNDNDCKTLKTKMIYGSEFDQTMVRIALMNLMMHGIESPHIFRKNSLVDCEENKNQYNVILANPPFKGTLNKKELSSSFTINTTKTELLFLELIYNLLKGGGRCAIIVPDGVLFGSSKAHKKIREKLLNECRLDAVISMPPGVFRPYTGVSTAILYFIKGEPTKKVWFYNMTNDGYTLDDKRNIIDGKGDIPDIIKSFKERYDQDENNRKGKNFFVTFEEIKKNNYDLSILKYTEIEYKIPDYDKPEIIIKRINDLEDEIKKSFEELDVLMKK